A portion of the Streptomyces platensis genome contains these proteins:
- the gyrB gene encoding DNA topoisomerase (ATP-hydrolyzing) subunit B codes for MLCQKGRFVADSGDLNENNTASTEEGVPVGPTGDSAVEKSYDASAITVLEGLDAVRKRPGMYIGSTGERGLHHLVQEVVDNSVDEALAGHADTIDVTILADGGVRVVDNGRGIPVGIVPSENKPAVEVVMTVLHAGGKFGGGGYAVSGGLHGVGVSVVNALSQRVAVEVRTDGYRWTQEYKQGVPTAPLAQHEATEDSGTAVTFWADGEIFETTTYSFETLSRRFQEMAFLNKGLTISLKDERPDHVDEDGTPLSVRYHYEGGIVDFVKYLNSRKGELVHPTVVSVEAEDKERHLSVDLAMQWNTQYSEGVYSFANIIHTHEGGTHEEGFRAALTGLINRYARDKKLLREKDDNLTGEDIREGLTAIISVKLAEPQFEGQTKTKLGNTEVKTFVQKVVHEHLNDWLDRNPNEAADIIRKGIQAATARVAARKARDLTRRKGLLETASLPGKLSDCQSNDPEKCEIFIVEGDSAGGSAKSGRNPEYQAILPIRGKILNVEKARVDKILQNNEVQALISAFGTGVHEDFDIEKLRYHKIILMADADVDGQHINTLLLTFLFRFMRPLVEAGHVYLSRPPLYKIKWGRDDFEYAYSDPERDALIELGKQNGKRIREDSIQRFKGLGEMNAEELRITTMDTDHRVLGQVSLDDAARADDLFSVLMGEDVEARRSFIQRNAKDVRFLDI; via the coding sequence GTGCTGTGCCAGAAAGGGCGCTTCGTGGCCGACTCCGGCGACCTCAACGAGAACAACACGGCTTCTACTGAAGAGGGGGTTCCTGTCGGCCCGACGGGCGACTCCGCGGTGGAGAAGTCGTACGACGCCAGCGCGATCACCGTCCTCGAAGGCCTGGACGCGGTCCGCAAGCGTCCCGGCATGTACATCGGCTCCACCGGTGAGCGCGGTCTGCACCACCTCGTACAGGAGGTCGTCGACAACTCCGTCGATGAGGCGCTGGCCGGTCACGCCGACACCATCGACGTGACGATCCTGGCCGACGGCGGCGTGCGCGTCGTCGACAACGGCCGCGGTATCCCCGTCGGCATCGTGCCGTCGGAGAACAAGCCGGCCGTCGAGGTCGTGATGACGGTGCTGCACGCGGGCGGCAAGTTCGGCGGCGGCGGCTACGCGGTCTCCGGTGGTCTGCACGGCGTGGGTGTCTCCGTCGTGAACGCGCTGTCGCAGCGGGTGGCGGTCGAGGTCCGCACGGACGGCTACCGCTGGACCCAGGAGTACAAGCAGGGCGTGCCGACCGCCCCGCTGGCCCAGCACGAGGCCACCGAGGACTCCGGCACCGCGGTCACCTTCTGGGCCGACGGCGAGATCTTCGAGACCACCACGTACAGCTTCGAGACGCTGTCGCGGCGCTTCCAGGAGATGGCGTTCCTCAACAAGGGGCTGACCATCTCGCTCAAGGACGAGCGCCCGGACCACGTGGACGAGGACGGCACGCCGCTCTCGGTGCGGTACCACTACGAGGGCGGCATCGTCGACTTCGTGAAGTACCTCAACTCCCGTAAGGGCGAGCTGGTGCACCCGACGGTGGTCTCGGTGGAGGCCGAGGACAAGGAGCGGCACCTCTCCGTCGACCTCGCGATGCAGTGGAACACCCAGTACAGCGAGGGTGTCTACAGCTTCGCGAACATCATCCACACCCATGAGGGCGGTACCCACGAAGAGGGCTTCCGCGCCGCGCTGACCGGCCTGATCAACCGTTATGCGCGCGACAAGAAGCTGCTGCGCGAGAAGGACGACAACCTCACGGGTGAGGACATCCGCGAGGGTCTGACGGCGATCATCTCGGTCAAGCTCGCCGAGCCGCAGTTCGAGGGCCAGACCAAGACCAAGCTGGGCAACACCGAGGTCAAGACCTTCGTCCAGAAGGTGGTCCACGAGCACCTCAACGACTGGCTGGACCGCAACCCCAACGAGGCCGCGGACATCATCCGCAAGGGCATCCAGGCGGCCACCGCGCGCGTGGCGGCCCGTAAGGCGCGCGATCTGACGCGCCGCAAGGGTCTGCTGGAGACCGCGTCGCTGCCCGGCAAGCTGAGCGACTGCCAGTCCAACGACCCCGAGAAGTGCGAGATCTTCATCGTCGAGGGTGACTCCGCCGGCGGCTCGGCCAAGTCCGGCCGAAACCCGGAGTACCAGGCGATCCTGCCGATCCGAGGCAAGATCCTCAACGTCGAGAAGGCCCGGGTCGACAAGATCCTCCAGAACAACGAGGTCCAGGCGCTGATCTCGGCGTTCGGCACAGGTGTGCACGAGGACTTCGACATCGAGAAGCTCCGCTATCACAAGATCATCCTGATGGCGGACGCCGACGTCGACGGTCAGCACATCAACACCCTGCTGCTCACCTTCCTCTTCCGCTTCATGCGGCCGCTGGTGGAGGCCGGGCACGTCTACCTCTCCCGCCCCCCGCTGTACAAGATCAAGTGGGGTCGGGACGACTTCGAGTACGCCTACTCCGACCCGGAGCGGGACGCGCTGATCGAGCTCGGCAAGCAGAACGGCAAGCGGATCCGCGAGGACTCGATCCAGCGGTTCAAGGGTCTCGGTGAGATGAACGCCGAGGAGCTGCGCATCACGACCATGGACACCGACCACCGGGTCCTCGGTCAGGTCTCCCTGGACGACGCGGCCCGCGCGGACGACCTGTTCTCCGTGCTGATGGGTGAGGACGTCGAGGCGCGCCGCTCGTTCATCCAGCGCAACGCCAAGGACGTCCGCTTCCTCGACATCTGA